CTCAGCTAGATGTAGGCATTTTATATAATTACTGGGAGGATGGATATCATCATGCATTTCAGCTGTCTATTAACTGGCATCACTCAGAATTCTAGAAGTTGATCACTCACTTCCTGAGAGAACAGGATTCTAAGATACAATCAGAACAAAGTAAAGCGGCAAGCAAGACAAATTATCTGATGGAGTTGCTATGTGATATTActacatatgttttttttttgtgtgtaaatatggcATGTACACGCGTTTTAACGTGCTGTttggaatataaataaatataatgaataaaaaaaaaaaaaaataatatgcttATTTTAATCTGCACTATTTTGTCAGGTTACCATTTTTTTGACAATCAAGAATAAAAACTAAGAGTAAATATGGTTTGTTGAGGACAGAAATGACTGGAGGAAAACTGAGCTCTGTACCATCTCCAGATTAACTAAGACAAATATTTGCCACAAAGAGTAGTTGTCCTTGCATAGGCAGAGACTCTGACTGCCTTAGACTATGGACagattacttttaaaataaacttaacaTGACAATTTTGACAAACTGTTTACTTCTACTTTTATATCCCCACCAACTACAGCTTGAATGAAACAATAAGAAATGAATAACCAAGAATAAATCCCTAAGTCTGGGTTTATCTTCCCCCAAGTACCTTCATTCTCGAGGCACAGtactgaaacaaataaaaaaaaacaaaaaagtaatattaagaAACTTGAAGACATTCCTTGTCACCACCTGAACAAGAGTTCACTAGAAACAGTGAATGGGGAAGATGAAAAAATTGGACAATGTAAACCAGATCACTTGTCTTAAGAAGAATGTCAGGTTGCCCAATACAGATTGTATGGTCCTGGAAGATCTAAACTCTCTAGTAAAAACTACTATTCACAATgctgaagtagaaaaaaaaaaagtacatttcaACTGTGGATAATATCGAAGTTGGGTATAGACATTAATGGCAGTGGATGGGTAGACCAAGGCACAGGCAAGTCAAACTGTATCACTTAATATGACCAATTATAGTACATTTATTatgttatttacaaaaaaaaaacttgcatcAGAAATAGTAATGCACATTTTAAAAGTGATGCTTCTGAACAGGCAAACAAACTTAAGTACTGGGCACTCTTATCCTTcacaaaagcaataaaaaaaaaaattttatgtttttttttttatcttgccaTAAATTTAGTCcataaccaaacaaaaaacaatctaTACATATTGCATCCTTGCAAGTGGGATCTTAGATCCAAAAATACAACAAGGTGCTGcatttttataacatttcaacagtttaaagaaataaataaaactgcTCATTTATAAACCAGGAAGCTGGGGGTTCCCATGTAAGTAGATGCAAACTTGTATCCATCTTGGGTTGGACCTGTAAATGCAACTCTGAACTTTGGAATAAGTGTTCCATAGTTGAACCACTGtctaaaaaaagacaatttaagagaaaaaaaaaaagttaagtagttgaattattttaatttttaatattaaatatttaataggaattatttatttgaaaattactAACATATAAatgggccacaaaaaaaaatgctaagcAGAGAATTAAGTTATTTCTTATaatcaaaattttatttatatttaaaaaatacaaataaatttaatgttttttttttttgttggttaaaATTGAATCAATTTACCTTTCaaagttactatttgtttaatCTCAAACTTTGTAAGTAAGTCTTGAAATATGttaaagttttataattaaaaataaactaatagtAGCATGTGTACTTGGGTGCAGCCAACTATTTTTCTTGTGTAGAAATAATTTACACTTGAATGAATTAACAAAATTTAGACAGGAAATGcagacaaaaataaagattgtCTGCAAATATAAAGTAGAGAAATGTGACCCTTACCTTACACAATCCACCAGTTTTGTGGCAATACCAGACTTGCGCTTGTCAGCAGCCACCCACAACCGACTGATACCAACACAAGCTGGCTCTGGCATTTCACTACATCTCCAAGGACGCTGACCAACAGTCAACTCATGATCAGTTGGTATTATACAGTAACCCTGAAACAGACATAATGGCATAGAAAAAATTTTTCAGTACAagacataacattaaacaactaaaatatatttgtgtaaAACATTATACTGTCTTCATTGTTAAGTTTTAAGTCAAACTGGTACTTAGTAGGCCACATGATACCAATAAAAGATCATATAAAGAAACTGATAGAAACTCCCTTTTAGGCAGACaagttatatataatttttcaaaaaaatcaatttctaaAGTTCAAATAATATCAACTAATCGTTTggcattgaaaataaaaagagcCAATAAGGGGATCGAAGCCACAACATTCACAACTTCAGCATGACTTTCTATCAACCCAGCTATACAGCCATACTACCATGTGCTAAATTTTACTTTGATATATatcattcatttatttacttttcgaCTGAAGACTTCCATGTTTTGACTGCAGAAATTGTGAGCTTAAAGTAGGAATTCAATCAAAGAGGTGGCAGATGTGTagtagaaagaaaagaaaacaaagcagTTCACGGATCATTATTAAGACACTGACAATGTAGGTTAAAGATTAGACAGACCTGTTCAACTGGCTCAGCTATGCAGCAACCACATATCTGTTTATCCCGAACATATAAAAATATCTGAAACAGTCAGTTTATAgtactatttaaatatttatagtgaAAGACCAAATGTACTAAATTATATTTATCTCTACTATAAAATAAAGGGTGTTAACCTTAAGCCATGGGCATAATTATTTTTCTGCCGTATtgcgacgaaaaaaaaaaaataaataaataaaaagagcaACAGCCTTACAGTTGTGAACTAAACTGTACTTACCTTACATCTATGAGAGCTGAATggatttgtaacaagaaaccCCAAGTCTCGGCTCATCACCTCATTCACTTCCTCTAGCTGTAACAAGTCAAGAGAATGAGATCATATGCTCTCTAAttcaacatatttaaaaaaaacatcagtgaaaattaaaaatgaattaaaacataaaaGGATAAGCTCTGTTCCATAGATCTTATTAACACTTGTAGTTAAAAGTAGTCTGGTATATTCATCATACCTGCATTGGGATGTTTAATGGTTTATTTAAAATTGCTGTCAATACCTAATGGGCCAAAAGAGCGAGGTGGACTGTCCACAGATCAAtaaagaaatgattaaaagGGTGCTAGTCCAGTGCAAACAAGCAACATGCCATACTTTTATTTTCCAAGTTAGATACCAATCATACCTTGAAGCACTGATGTCCAAACTTACAGACACCATCCTCCCCCCCAAAGTAAATGTATTTAAACTTGTGAACTTTGTTTACCAGTCAGACCATTTATCACTTATAAAATTTCCAACAGACtctatagaaagaaaaacaaactttaaagacaaaatttttttttatagttaaaatTGTTCTTTTTGGCTTAAATTCTCACTTTTATATGTTCTTTTACTGTGATTACGTTTAAGTTGTTAACTTACAACTACTAAAGCAGCAATAACAACAAACCTTTTTTCTCATGTATTTGGGATCTTCTGGTAACAACAAGAGCACTCTGCCTAGATCTTCAGGATACTCCTGTACCACACGTTCTTTCTTCCAACCCTGATAAGTTATATGATTTGTTTTATGGTAATATGAGCCTTTATATAGATTTTAAGATTaagattttaaacaaattagcTGCACTTATTAAATAAATGCCATATTttagataactgaacaaaaaaaaaattaaatgctcCTCTTGATGgatgaaaaacaaacaagaaactgTTCAAATACCGGAAATTTAAGTACTTCCTCCATGTGCGAATGAAATTTGCGGTGAGCAGTTTTATCGACTGGGTCTGCAGGACAGTAAACCATGTTACACACTGGACACTGAATGGCTCCAAATTGCTTTTGTCCTGCatccttttaaaagaaaagaaaacaacaacatactaAACCTTGCTATTTTCTGAAatataggtttaaaaaaaacaacaaaaaaaaacaacaacacttcaATGCTAGGAATAAGCTAAAACAgtggtttaaaatgtttttagcaAATATGGATCGATGCAGTTGGGCTAATATAGTTTAACCCtgaatatctatttatttatgtagttaaaaaaaaaaagaaaaaaaaaaagcacccaTGTAGTCACAACTCACAAAAACAAATTCAGAATTAATTGAACCAACACCTAATACGACAATGCACTTGTCTAAAATTTACAAGATAGGAGCTAAGCATCCAATTCATTCAAAAGTCTAACTCTAGTCTTGTTAAAAATATTCAGTATCTGCTATAAATGTTATTTTCATTCAATGTCAATTGTTTCTAAAAGTTTTGAATAATTATTAACAAAGAAGGGAAATTGTTTACAATCCACACTACACACTAAAAGGGATGTTgtcaaaacaataaacaaaccaAAATCATCTGTGATGGTCCTTCATCTCgtgtttttctcttttttggAGGCGGGGACTTGCTCTCTGaccttaaagtaaaaaaaaagtaaacaattttcaGTAcagtagaaaaataaatacttataaAGTATAAAATTATTACACACATTTATGGATAACATATTTTTTGTAGTAAAATATTAACACAATTATCTACTCTCATATAATACAAGTTAAAGCTCTTACTTTTTACAGAATATTTAATTTAGCTACTTGTTGCATATTATCAAGATTTGGTAAAAGAATATTTGTGCTATTCATGTCTATCAACACAACAGCACATTTGTAGATTTGCTAAACTATACACTGAATAgaaaagcttttaatttgaagaGAGATGAAGTAGACTGAAGTTAAATCCTATCAAACTCAATTCAAAGAATATGAATATAAGTCAAAATATTGAAATCACAGtggttaaaaaatataatataaactctATGAATATTAGAAACATTATCTGACAATAACATAGCTCAGATGACTCCCATAGATGTAAGTCAGTTTTTCTTTCATAGTATTttcaaaagattaaaaaaagaaaaactttataAACTCTCAGGTGAATTTAATCTAAACAGTAACAgtgttatagtttaatttaaaaaaataaattcaaacctTTTTTGACAAGTACGTGTATTACTAGGTGTGGTAATTGAATCCGCAGCCTTCTTACTAAAAATGGGAAATAGCTTGCTTGAACTTGGTGATGGAGTTGCATTAGAAACCATGGAGGTAGAATTTGTTATCCCTGAGATGATGTTGTCACTGTTGTTCATGTTACTTTCTTTGCCTGAGCTCTGATGAGTGTTGACACTCAAACATCTTTCATTATCCATTATACTCTCTTCATTATTGTTTTCCTCATTTGCATTTGATGTTGAGACCTGACCTAAAGAGACATCcaaattctccccccttctAAAGTTCTCATCGGATAACATAAAACTGGATGCACAGATGAATCCTGACATGTCTGATCCCACTTTCTTGTTTACATTCTCTGAGCTAGTTTGGAACTTTTCAGATGAAACACTCATGCTAACACTCTGCGAGCTAGACAGACGCATTTCTGATGTAGATTTCATGCTAACATTCAACAAGCTAGCCTTAAACACATTCTGGGGTATTTTTTCCTTAACATTTAGAGAGCTACCTTGAAAAGTTTGTAAAGGCTTCCTCACgactgttttcacttgcttgacCATGACCACATGTTTTCTTTTCACATGCTTATGTTTTTTCTTCAGattctttttgttattttttttagactgaAATTTCAGATCAAATCCTTTCCCTGGTATAACAGAGATCTGTCTAGGGGTACTGGTTATTGGCCTGGACTTGTAAAACTTTCTCTTGGTCTTGTTTTCATCTGTTTTCTCTTCATTGCATTTAGTCTGTAAAGTGAATTCAAATGCAGAACTCTTTTTCTTGACTGGCTTTTTCTTACAGCTGCTTTgtaattttgacattttttttttactctggaataaatgcaaCCAAACTCAattacaccaagctgcattaaactttcaacaatcatttttagaagaaaaagaCATTAGAGTAAAGCTGCCTTATCAAACACATTAAGTAACTGAAATTTTTTGCATTAAAATTCTTGTAGCTATGTTGTAactaaagttcccttttcagaccatgctgtctatagggcagatgaagtaaaggtTATCTGCTTCTGTaacctacggttaacaagggtgtcatgtggccagcacaacaaccaatggcctttacttttccccaactaatgtcaggtacttattagagctggctggactctgatgtgccctatagatcccaaaattaaaaatcccagtcttcagaaGCATTTGAACCTGAGAAAGCCAAGCGATTTAAACCTTTTAGCCATTGCGCCTCCTTCATTAagcataattaaaataaaatctgatgCCAAAGAGGGCGTGAAGTAGGTATGGCAAAGTGTTCCCCTCACTTAACAATTTTCCACTGACTACAAAAAAATAGGACACTTTCAAACTAGTGTATGTTGACAACATGTAGAACTATCACCTTGCATAGgaatacaaaactaaatgtaaatgtgttagaaattagaagaagaaaaaaggagAGCATGCCATACTACCTATATAGATCATAGTAATTCTACCACACCATCAAAATAAAGACGCACTGATAAAAAATATGGTCTGAGCTCTAGAGGgtattatgtattattatgtGGGAGACAAAAGTGGAGTGTTCGGTTAAGGCGGCTTTTCTCTACTATCTCTAAAATAGAACAGAAGATTCTCTAGACGTATAGAGTGTCTAGATTGTACAGCGACACACATGACAGTTAATGATCAAATAGTCAGTCTACTCTAGAATACgcaattagtctagatctaaatatatagagagaatctaaatctatttaatcCATTATTCTtcactattatatatatatatctacctTTATCTAGACCTAAGCtctaatttttaatagaatTCTAACTAGAATCTCTCTAGATTTATA
The DNA window shown above is from Biomphalaria glabrata chromosome 5, xgBioGlab47.1, whole genome shotgun sequence and carries:
- the LOC106061299 gene encoding N-acetyltransferase ESCO2-like → MSKLQSSCKKKPVKKKSSAFEFTLQTKCNEEKTDENKTKRKFYKSRPITSTPRQISVIPGKGFDLKFQSKKNNKKNLKKKHKHVKRKHVVMVKQVKTVVRKPLQTFQGSSLNVKEKIPQNVFKASLLNVSMKSTSEMRLSSSQSVSMSVSSEKFQTSSENVNKKVGSDMSGFICASSFMLSDENFRRGENLDVSLGQVSTSNANEENNNEESIMDNERCLSVNTHQSSGKESNMNNSDNIISGITNSTSMVSNATPSPSSSKLFPIFSKKAADSITTPSNTRTCQKRSESKSPPPKKRKTRDEGPSQMILDAGQKQFGAIQCPVCNMVYCPADPVDKTAHRKFHSHMEEVLKFPGWKKERVVQEYPEDLGRVLLLLPEDPKYMRKKLEEVNEVMSRDLGFLVTNPFSSHRCKIFLYVRDKQICGCCIAEPVEQGYCIIPTDHELTVGQRPWRCSEMPEPACVGISRLWVAADKRKSGIATKLVDCVRQWFNYGTLIPKFRVAFTGPTQDGYKFASTYMGTPSFLVYK